AATCATTGTTTGGCGGAAGTGATCGCGGAAGCATTCTATCCGAAGCAGAACGAGGTGAGGATGCAATTAAAAAAGCATATAAAGATGCATTGAGCGGTGGAGAACTTCCGGAAAGTGCTATTGAAATTATTAATACCCAGGCGCAGGGAATTAACGCTGCACATGACCATATTAAAGCTTTGCGTGATACTGCTCAGCTATAATTCAAAAAGTTAATTGAAAGCTGCCTTAAAAGAGGCAGCTTTTTTTAATTTTCAACGTTGCTCCGTATAATTTGTTACATAATTCGTCATTCTTTCCAAGTCTATGGGCAGCAAACCGTCGTATCTGAATTTTGACAAACCGGCATATGCCTGGAAACCTGATATTGATTACAAAGCACATCCTGAATCTTACCGGGTGGGAAAAGGTGAACAAGGCGAATTGATCTGTGAACCCTATAAATCGGAGATCGGGCAGTTTTGGAGATTCAAAACAAAGGCTATTGCTGAGGACAGCAGTCAAAAAATTTATGATCTTTTTTTAAAGTACCTGGATCAAAATGATTTTGTTGGAGCAGATATGGCTCGCAAATATTTGCAGATGGGTTTCACCCGGGCTCGCCGTTATGCCAATTA
The nucleotide sequence above comes from Dyadobacter subterraneus. Encoded proteins:
- a CDS encoding DUF4385 domain-containing protein — its product is MGSKPSYLNFDKPAYAWKPDIDYKAHPESYRVGKGEQGELICEPYKSEIGQFWRFKTKAIAEDSSQKIYDLFLKYLDQNDFVGADMARKYLQMGFTRARRYANYKGGKKYDKDHDYQLLEKGTGQLEKAEAAAIFFTKWKDAESNPKYADLKKDWMEKFG